Proteins co-encoded in one bacterium 336/3 genomic window:
- a CDS encoding cyclic nucleotide-binding protein, giving the protein MLEKLYNLISQKSSLAQQDKILCEKYFEPVLLPKNRIIEEEGKIPKYLYFIVEGYLRLFYYDREGNEITTHINCPPGFITAYFDFIHQTKATENLECITESQLLRITKEDLDVLMEQSQRLKDFSIWVFQQSIIYNEQRTKDLATLTAEQRYFKLMENYPTVLHNVPLQYIASFLGMNPKSLSRIRKQIIR; this is encoded by the coding sequence ATGTTAGAAAAACTATATAACCTGATTAGTCAAAAATCTTCTTTGGCACAACAAGATAAAATATTGTGTGAAAAATACTTTGAACCTGTTTTGTTACCTAAAAATCGTATTATAGAAGAAGAAGGAAAAATCCCTAAGTACTTGTATTTTATTGTAGAAGGTTATTTACGATTGTTCTATTATGATAGAGAAGGTAATGAAATCACAACTCATATTAACTGTCCACCAGGGTTCATTACTGCTTATTTCGATTTTATTCATCAGACTAAAGCAACCGAAAACTTAGAATGTATAACAGAGTCTCAATTACTACGAATCACAAAAGAAGATTTAGATGTTCTAATGGAACAGAGCCAAAGACTCAAAGATTTTAGTATTTGGGTATTTCAGCAATCTATTATTTACAACGAACAGCGTACCAAAGATTTAGCAACACTTACTGCTGAACAGCGATATTTTAAGTTAATGGAAAATTATCCTACTGTCTTACATAATGTGCCTTTACAATACATTGCTTCTTTTTTAGGGATGAATCCTAAAAGTTTGAGTAGAATACGAAAGCAAATTATTAGGTAA